In one Bacillus sp. Marseille-P3661 genomic region, the following are encoded:
- a CDS encoding MBL fold metallo-hydrolase — protein MKYLKKEDCTVLPIIVPVKSILKTVNFFLVKRAQSLTLIDAGFNNEDCWNALNATLMENDHSLKDITEIILTHHHIDHVGLVNKIVSNHPLPVYASPHSIPRLKRDRTFLEMRIDFYANLYREHGCGEEGKKKVDSLRQANRENQNQALEADIIELKHTSILHFNIIDTPGHAPDQLAFWDQNSRWLFTGDLLLGHISSNALVEPDYEGKKILTLNQHLESLKRCAVLNAEIVFPGHGELIYNANELIQMKLERTEQKCEKLLQLIGSGISTANDLAMAYYNRIYHEQFSLVMSEVIGHLDYMELNNRVNKEFVQGLWHYST, from the coding sequence GTGAAGTATTTAAAAAAAGAAGATTGTACCGTTTTGCCAATAATTGTTCCTGTTAAATCGATTTTAAAAACCGTTAATTTCTTTTTAGTAAAACGAGCTCAATCTTTGACATTAATTGATGCAGGTTTTAATAACGAAGACTGTTGGAATGCTCTAAATGCTACGTTAATGGAAAATGATCATAGCTTAAAAGATATAACAGAAATTATTCTTACGCATCATCATATTGACCATGTAGGACTAGTTAACAAAATTGTTTCCAATCACCCACTGCCTGTATATGCATCTCCTCATTCCATTCCTAGATTAAAACGGGATCGAACTTTCCTTGAAATGAGAATAGATTTTTATGCTAACCTCTATAGAGAGCACGGCTGTGGTGAAGAGGGCAAGAAAAAAGTTGATTCATTAAGGCAAGCTAACAGAGAGAATCAAAATCAAGCTCTTGAGGCCGATATCATCGAACTAAAACATACATCAATATTACATTTTAACATTATCGATACTCCTGGACATGCACCTGATCAGCTAGCATTTTGGGATCAAAATAGCAGATGGTTATTTACCGGTGATCTTTTACTTGGACATATTTCCAGTAATGCCTTGGTTGAACCCGACTATGAAGGAAAAAAAATACTGACATTAAATCAACATTTGGAATCATTGAAAAGATGTGCGGTGCTTAACGCGGAAATCGTTTTTCCTGGGCATGGAGAGCTCATTTATAATGCAAACGAGTTAATCCAAATGAAATTAGAGAGAACTGAACAAAAATGTGAAAAGCTCCTTCAATTGATTGGCTCTGGAATATCGACCGCAAATGATCTCGCAATGGCCTATTATAATCGAATTTATCATGAACAATTCTCTCTTGTAATGTCAGAGGTAATTGGGCATCTTGATTACATGGAATTAAACAATAGAGTAAATAAGGAGTTTGTTCAGGGGCTGTGGCATTATTCTACATAA
- a CDS encoding fumarylacetoacetate hydrolase family protein produces MQTLTKTETIVRYLNNEKVYYGILEDNEIIQLSSDFTEIVNNELKYDGVRVKYNDVKILEPVTPSKIVNFGWTYALHAKETGGQANLGEPFLFLKPTTSIIPDQGEIILPPTDLTKQVEMEGELALVIGKRCKNVKEEEALDYVFGCTIFNDVTARDLTKSDPQFTRGKGFDTFGPLGPYIVTNIDPTNLKIVTTLNGEVVQEGNTNQMSFSIPFLISWISKVMTLEPGDVLATGSPAGSCPMKSGDTVVVEVEHIGQLRNKVK; encoded by the coding sequence ATGCAAACATTGACAAAAACAGAAACGATAGTTCGTTATCTGAATAATGAAAAAGTGTATTATGGAATTTTGGAGGATAATGAAATCATCCAACTGTCAAGTGATTTTACGGAAATTGTTAACAATGAACTAAAGTATGATGGAGTAAGGGTTAAATATAATGATGTTAAGATTTTGGAGCCAGTAACTCCTTCAAAAATTGTTAATTTTGGTTGGACATATGCACTACACGCAAAAGAAACTGGTGGACAAGCTAATCTTGGTGAACCATTTCTGTTTTTAAAGCCAACTACTTCTATTATTCCAGATCAAGGTGAAATCATTTTGCCACCTACCGATTTAACCAAGCAGGTAGAAATGGAGGGGGAATTAGCACTTGTAATTGGAAAACGTTGTAAAAATGTGAAAGAAGAAGAAGCATTAGATTATGTTTTTGGGTGTACTATTTTTAATGATGTGACAGCAAGAGACCTTACTAAATCAGATCCCCAGTTCACAAGAGGTAAAGGTTTTGATACGTTTGGGCCATTAGGTCCTTATATTGTGACCAATATAGATCCAACCAATTTAAAAATTGTTACAACTTTAAACGGGGAAGTTGTGCAAGAGGGTAATACGAATCAAATGTCATTTTCCATTCCTTTCTTAATAAGTTGGATTTCAAAAGTCATGACACTAGAGCCTGGTGATGTTCTTGCAACTGGCTCACCGGCAGGGAGCTGTCCAATGAAATCGGGGGATACTGTAGTAGTTGAAGTGGAGCATATAGGTCAACTTCGCAATAAAGTTAAGTAA
- a CDS encoding glutaredoxin family protein, which yields MNDITVYSTNTUPYCTMMKKFLEDQGLTYKEVNVQLDPVAGQKLVQETGQMGVPQTKINGNWVLGYDPEKLMQYVKK from the coding sequence ATGAACGATATTACTGTGTATTCAACAAATACTTGACCGTACTGCACAATGATGAAAAAATTCCTTGAGGATCAAGGATTAACCTACAAAGAAGTAAATGTGCAGTTAGATCCTGTTGCCGGTCAAAAGCTAGTACAGGAAACTGGCCAGATGGGCGTACCGCAGACAAAGATCAATGGCAACTGGGTCCTAGGCTATGATCCTGAAAAACTAATGCAGTATGTGAAGAAATAA
- a CDS encoding alpha/beta hydrolase: MLKQKGKVMDDYFYSESLKENIELLIYLPPSYSPLYTYNILFTQDGRDYFNLGRIARIADELHQTSQMDQTIIIGIPYKNLNDRKQKYHPSGTKHRAYIRFLAHELIGYIDTCYPTYQLGSTRALIGDSLAGTVSLLTALAYPHTFGKVILQSPYVDQQVIESVKQFDKQSLLELYHVIGTEETNVKTTDGIEENFFSRNKELASLLKSNNYNVFYDEFCGNHTWTYWQPDLKRALTMMFN, from the coding sequence ATGCTAAAACAAAAAGGAAAAGTCATGGATGATTATTTCTATAGTGAATCATTAAAAGAAAATATTGAACTACTAATATATCTTCCGCCTTCTTATTCACCACTGTATACATATAATATTTTATTTACTCAAGATGGACGGGACTATTTCAACCTAGGCCGAATTGCACGTATAGCAGATGAGCTTCATCAAACATCCCAAATGGATCAAACGATTATTATTGGTATTCCTTATAAAAATCTTAATGATCGCAAACAAAAGTATCATCCAAGCGGTACTAAACATCGTGCATATATTCGTTTTCTTGCACATGAACTTATTGGATATATTGATACTTGTTATCCAACCTATCAATTAGGTTCAACACGGGCATTAATTGGTGATTCACTGGCTGGAACAGTCTCACTACTAACTGCATTAGCATACCCACATACATTTGGAAAAGTAATCCTCCAATCACCGTATGTGGATCAACAGGTAATTGAATCTGTAAAGCAATTTGATAAGCAATCTTTACTTGAGCTCTATCATGTTATTGGTACGGAAGAAACGAATGTCAAAACTACTGATGGAATAGAGGAAAATTTTTTTAGTCGTAATAAAGAATTGGCAAGCCTACTCAAATCTAATAATTATAACGTTTTTTACGATGAATTTTGCGGAAACCATACATGGACATATTGGCAACCAGACCTAAAACGAGCTCTGACAATGATGTTTAACTAA
- a CDS encoding 2'-5' RNA ligase family protein, with amino-acid sequence MKYGIAIFPSKKLQDYANSYRKRYDPHYSLIPPHVTLVDSFEVADDETQTVTKKLDKIAEQILPFSLQVYKVKTFHPASNKIYLAIKKDEQLLKLYDTLNTELLNNYEKTDSFVPHITIGQKLSNQEHSDVVGQLNMMDINHTETIDRFHLLYQLDDHQWSSYETFHLGKDS; translated from the coding sequence ATGAAATATGGTATAGCTATCTTTCCATCCAAAAAACTACAAGATTATGCTAATTCTTATCGAAAGAGATATGACCCACATTATTCACTCATTCCGCCACATGTTACTTTAGTGGATTCCTTTGAGGTAGCAGATGATGAAACACAAACGGTTACTAAGAAACTAGACAAAATCGCTGAACAAATCTTACCCTTTTCACTGCAAGTATATAAAGTTAAAACATTTCATCCAGCTTCAAACAAAATCTATTTAGCAATAAAAAAGGATGAGCAATTACTTAAGTTGTACGATACCCTAAACACTGAGTTGCTTAATAATTATGAAAAAACCGATAGTTTTGTACCGCATATTACAATTGGCCAAAAGCTATCAAATCAAGAACATTCAGATGTAGTTGGACAACTGAACATGATGGACATTAATCATACTGAAACGATCGACCGCTTTCATTTATTATACCAACTCGATGATCATCAATGGTCTAGCTATGAAACATTCCACTTAGGAAAGGACTCTTAA
- a CDS encoding GNAT family N-acetyltransferase produces MNVKIATNDKEIDDAFSVRHEVFVNEQNVPLEEEMDQYDKEATHFVLYDNGQPIGAGRCRQLEDVLKVERICVLSSYRKKGCGILLMQQAEEIATKKGIHKLKLNAQTHAENFYKKLGYETVSEDVFMDAGIPHVTMVKHV; encoded by the coding sequence ATGAATGTAAAAATTGCTACAAATGATAAAGAAATAGACGACGCCTTTTCTGTCCGACATGAAGTTTTTGTAAATGAGCAAAATGTTCCACTCGAAGAAGAGATGGACCAATATGATAAAGAAGCGACACATTTTGTTTTATATGACAATGGACAACCGATTGGGGCAGGCAGATGCCGTCAATTAGAAGACGTATTAAAGGTGGAAAGAATTTGTGTTTTAAGTTCATATCGCAAAAAAGGCTGCGGTATACTATTAATGCAACAAGCGGAAGAAATAGCTACTAAAAAAGGAATTCATAAATTAAAGCTCAATGCTCAGACACATGCAGAAAACTTTTACAAAAAACTCGGCTACGAAACTGTATCGGAAGACGTATTCATGGACGCGGGTATACCACATGTAACCATGGTAAAACACGTATGA
- a CDS encoding DUF421 domain-containing protein: protein MEYIQTLVELFVGFIALFVLTKVLGKTQITQITAFDFISALVLGELVGNAIYDDDVKIGIVLFGVTIWGLLIYVLEIITQKMKRTRKFLEGEPAIVIRKGQIQREILKKNHLDINQLQHLLRLKDVFSIQDVEYAILETDGQVSVLKKSTVSTPTRKDLNLTPQNVVLPITLIIDGEMVRDNLQSIGFDAVWLRNQIQASGATSIKDVLYAEYQEGQALHVQMYK, encoded by the coding sequence ATGGAATATATCCAAACCTTGGTGGAACTTTTTGTCGGGTTTATAGCTTTGTTCGTCTTGACAAAAGTGTTAGGAAAAACACAAATAACCCAAATTACCGCGTTTGATTTTATTTCTGCGTTAGTATTGGGGGAACTTGTTGGAAATGCAATTTATGATGATGACGTTAAAATTGGTATTGTTCTCTTTGGAGTAACAATTTGGGGATTACTCATCTACGTCCTAGAAATAATCACACAAAAAATGAAACGAACCCGCAAGTTTTTAGAAGGCGAACCTGCAATTGTTATTCGGAAAGGACAAATTCAGCGTGAAATTCTTAAGAAAAACCACTTAGATATTAATCAGCTCCAGCATTTATTACGCCTGAAAGATGTATTTTCAATTCAAGACGTAGAATATGCAATTCTTGAAACAGATGGACAAGTAAGTGTCTTAAAAAAATCAACGGTCTCTACCCCAACTCGCAAAGATTTAAATTTAACTCCACAAAATGTTGTATTACCTATTACCCTGATTATTGATGGTGAAATGGTAAGAGATAATTTACAGTCGATCGGATTTGATGCAGTCTGGCTAAGAAATCAAATTCAAGCGTCAGGCGCTACTAGCATTAAGGACGTTTTATATGCAGAATATCAGGAAGGACAGGCGCTCCATGTACAAATGTACAAGTAG
- the csaA gene encoding chaperone CsaA, translated as MATIDDFLKLDMRVGTVLKAEPFPEAKIPAIKMEIDFGEEVGIKQSSAQITKRYVENDLVGRKVIGVINFPPRRIAGFKSEVLILGAVPEKGDVVLLCPDDAVPNGTKIS; from the coding sequence ATGGCAACTATTGATGATTTTTTAAAGCTTGATATGCGTGTAGGCACTGTGTTAAAAGCGGAACCGTTTCCGGAGGCTAAGATTCCGGCTATTAAAATGGAAATCGATTTTGGTGAAGAAGTCGGAATTAAACAATCTAGTGCTCAAATAACCAAAAGATATGTAGAAAATGATCTTGTAGGTCGGAAAGTGATCGGTGTTATTAATTTTCCACCAAGGCGGATAGCGGGTTTTAAGTCAGAGGTATTGATTTTAGGAGCTGTACCGGAAAAAGGTGATGTAGTGCTTCTTTGTCCAGATGACGCTGTTCCCAATGGCACTAAAATATCTTGA
- a CDS encoding chromate transporter, producing MIYWQIFLAFFIPGIVGYGGGPASIPLVENEVVHRYGWLTVHEFSEVLAIGNALPGPIATKMAGYIGYDLAGVAGAAVGIFATVAPSLILMVGLLSILYRFKDSPRVKKMTAYIRPTIAILLGGMAYRFFVTSYEGSGILHTVFLIISSYVLLEKLKIHPAYIIIAALGYGALFLS from the coding sequence ATGATATATTGGCAAATTTTCTTGGCCTTTTTTATTCCTGGGATTGTAGGATATGGTGGTGGGCCTGCATCCATTCCGCTTGTTGAAAATGAGGTTGTTCATCGCTACGGATGGTTAACTGTACATGAATTTAGCGAGGTGCTAGCTATTGGCAATGCACTGCCAGGTCCCATTGCTACTAAAATGGCTGGTTATATTGGATATGACTTAGCTGGAGTTGCAGGTGCTGCTGTAGGGATTTTTGCAACAGTTGCACCCTCATTAATATTAATGGTTGGATTATTGAGTATACTTTATAGATTTAAGGATTCACCACGAGTGAAGAAAATGACTGCTTATATACGCCCAACAATTGCTATTCTTCTGGGAGGAATGGCTTATCGCTTTTTTGTAACTTCTTATGAGGGTAGCGGCATCCTTCATACGGTTTTTCTTATAATTAGTAGTTATGTTTTATTAGAAAAATTAAAAATTCACCCTGCTTATATTATCATCGCTGCGTTAGGATATGGAGCCTTATTTTTAAGCTGA
- a CDS encoding chromate transporter: MIHKQIFLAFFKVGMLGYGGGPSSIPLVHKEVVERYKWMSNDEFSDMLALGNTLPGPIATKIAGYIGYRRAGMLGMINAVIATTVPTIILMIVLLSSLSSFKDLPWVAGMTKAVVPVVGVMLAVLTWGFFQHSLKEMSFGKTLALTIGSFVIIQFLGIHPAIVIVGLLIAALVKPLNNDEHSRNGGKEQ; the protein is encoded by the coding sequence ATGATACATAAACAAATATTTTTAGCATTTTTTAAAGTAGGAATGCTCGGTTATGGCGGAGGGCCTTCATCCATTCCATTAGTACATAAGGAAGTAGTTGAGAGGTATAAATGGATGAGTAACGATGAGTTTTCTGATATGTTGGCACTGGGGAATACGTTGCCCGGTCCAATTGCCACGAAGATAGCAGGGTATATTGGCTATCGTAGGGCAGGTATGCTTGGCATGATTAATGCTGTTATAGCCACGACAGTTCCAACTATAATTTTAATGATTGTTTTATTATCTTCCCTTTCGTCTTTTAAGGATCTGCCTTGGGTCGCTGGGATGACTAAGGCTGTTGTTCCTGTCGTAGGAGTGATGCTGGCAGTCTTAACGTGGGGATTTTTTCAACATTCTCTTAAAGAAATGAGCTTTGGTAAAACCCTTGCTCTTACAATAGGATCATTTGTGATCATACAGTTTCTTGGGATTCATCCGGCTATAGTTATAGTGGGGTTACTAATTGCTGCTTTAGTAAAACCACTCAATAATGATGAGCACTCCCGAAATGGAGGCAAGGAGCAATGA
- a CDS encoding FapA family protein has translation MKESLVFKGKTVEEAIETGLAKLGLALEDVTIEILNEGKKSIFMIGQKEAKVRLIKKKNENSTEKTHTDKPEIVSVNTGKVWVENGLIHCEDPDDGELIVHIPPMVMLYKNNELIKEQGTISEKDVLRVEFISEESPTKWAIEKSSDNLEAKLIVEPGSKVIYSLVDQQPVKEITLKTTTKVLPNLTLSPTEIHGQLKKLGITFGIQQEQIDNACLANQKGEFVIARGTRPTEGKNGWLEYKVEMKETKYYLEREDGSIDYREGYVIPQVKAGIDIAYIHEPIEGVAGTSLSGEMVLPKVVSPILIKLGNGTAFKEDDKNMIISTSIGRPSIEKRGMQVILNVVPKLEHNTDVNMATGNIKFIGDILISGNVEENMCIIASGDIEVKGTTSNATIKAGQSVVLYSNVISSEIVAGNSNKIIAKKSKLLKEISGELSSLQSDLHQISKNPSFSKHKLEEGIMPLIKLLIQTKNTPLITNLRQFIIEMKKDLEMLDSEWQTLITRLHQGFLLMDPSCFLTTNDFDSLVDQFKHLIQITSIPVETGTAAVLPSAMNSDIYSAGDVIITKQGCYNTIIYALGKLEVKGFIRGGRVYAGMGTLIDEAGSKGGASTLIIVPYDQTIKIKNVLADTTIQIGKKRYTFTKDISNIAARIDENGELVIH, from the coding sequence TTGAAGGAGAGTTTAGTTTTTAAAGGAAAAACAGTCGAAGAAGCAATTGAGACAGGCTTAGCAAAGTTAGGACTAGCTCTAGAAGATGTGACGATTGAAATACTTAATGAAGGCAAAAAGAGTATTTTTATGATTGGACAAAAAGAGGCAAAAGTACGTCTGATCAAAAAGAAGAATGAAAACTCTACTGAAAAAACTCACACCGATAAACCTGAAATTGTATCCGTAAATACCGGGAAAGTATGGGTAGAGAATGGCTTGATTCATTGTGAAGATCCTGATGATGGTGAGCTAATAGTCCATATCCCACCGATGGTCATGCTTTATAAAAATAATGAGCTTATAAAGGAACAGGGGACAATTTCTGAGAAAGATGTTCTAAGGGTTGAATTTATATCTGAAGAGAGCCCGACTAAATGGGCGATCGAAAAAAGCAGTGATAATTTAGAAGCAAAATTAATAGTTGAACCAGGTTCAAAAGTTATTTATTCTCTGGTTGATCAACAGCCAGTTAAGGAGATTACTTTAAAGACAACGACTAAAGTTCTTCCTAATTTAACATTATCGCCGACTGAAATTCATGGCCAATTAAAAAAGTTAGGTATCACCTTTGGAATTCAACAGGAACAAATTGATAATGCTTGCTTAGCGAATCAAAAAGGCGAATTTGTTATAGCCAGAGGAACAAGGCCAACAGAAGGGAAAAATGGTTGGCTAGAATATAAGGTTGAAATGAAAGAAACAAAGTATTACTTAGAGCGAGAAGATGGCTCAATTGATTATCGAGAAGGCTATGTCATTCCACAGGTTAAAGCTGGAATTGATATAGCATATATTCATGAGCCGATTGAAGGTGTAGCAGGAACTTCGCTTTCTGGTGAAATGGTTCTACCAAAAGTTGTAAGTCCAATCTTGATCAAGCTTGGAAATGGGACAGCCTTCAAAGAAGATGATAAAAATATGATTATATCAACTTCGATTGGAAGGCCATCGATCGAAAAAAGAGGTATGCAGGTTATCTTAAATGTAGTTCCGAAATTAGAACATAATACAGATGTGAATATGGCAACCGGAAATATAAAGTTTATTGGCGATATTCTAATAAGTGGTAATGTTGAAGAGAATATGTGTATTATTGCATCAGGAGATATCGAGGTCAAAGGAACAACTAGTAATGCAACCATCAAGGCAGGACAGTCTGTTGTTCTTTATAGTAATGTTATTTCGAGCGAGATTGTAGCAGGTAATAGCAATAAAATTATTGCGAAAAAATCAAAGTTATTAAAAGAAATTAGTGGTGAGTTAAGTTCACTTCAAAGTGACTTGCACCAAATTAGTAAAAATCCTTCTTTTTCAAAGCATAAACTTGAAGAGGGTATCATGCCTTTAATCAAATTGTTAATCCAGACTAAAAATACACCTCTAATTACTAATTTAAGACAATTTATTATTGAGATGAAAAAAGATCTTGAAATGTTAGATTCAGAATGGCAGACGCTAATTACACGTCTACATCAAGGTTTTTTATTAATGGATCCTAGTTGTTTTCTAACAACTAATGACTTTGATAGCTTGGTTGATCAGTTTAAACACTTAATTCAAATTACAAGTATACCTGTTGAAACAGGTACTGCTGCTGTACTTCCATCGGCAATGAATAGCGATATCTATTCTGCGGGTGATGTGATCATAACCAAGCAAGGATGCTACAATACAATTATATATGCTCTGGGCAAACTTGAAGTGAAAGGATTTATCCGAGGTGGAAGAGTGTATGCTGGGATGGGCACTTTGATTGATGAGGCTGGTAGCAAGGGGGGGGCATCTACACTTATTATTGTGCCATATGATCAAACCATTAAAATCAAAAATGTGCTCGCCGATACCACAATCCAAATTGGAAAGAAAAGATATACGTTTACAAAGGATATCTCAAACATTGCTGCGAGGATAGATGAAAATGGCGAATTAGTTATTCATTAA
- a CDS encoding DUF1360 domain-containing protein, whose product MIANILDFILLFLATFRLTRLLVYDKITNFIRRPFHNEYEETLEDGTVETFIEIKGTGLRKFIGELLSCYWCTGLWCAIVLYACYLFVPFYINPIIIVLAIAGCAALLEAILQRILA is encoded by the coding sequence ATGATTGCTAATATACTTGATTTTATATTGTTATTTCTAGCGACTTTTAGACTGACAAGACTTCTTGTATATGATAAGATAACAAATTTTATTCGGCGCCCTTTCCATAATGAATATGAAGAGACATTAGAGGATGGTACTGTTGAAACTTTTATTGAGATTAAAGGAACTGGTTTAAGAAAATTTATTGGAGAGTTATTAAGTTGCTATTGGTGTACTGGTTTATGGTGTGCCATTGTATTATATGCATGTTACTTGTTTGTTCCTTTCTATATAAATCCAATCATCATTGTTTTAGCCATTGCTGGATGTGCTGCTTTATTAGAAGCTATATTACAAAGAATATTAGCTTAG
- a CDS encoding peptidoglycan recognition protein family protein encodes MAPNFTSYTINEFQSFIRTVTVKRRISHIQIHHTWKPRKSDYKGESTIAAMWRYHTQERGWNDIGQHFSVAPDGLIWDGRSLEHNPAGISGHNTGGIMFEMIGNFDKGEEVLEGKQLDAIVIAIRVLLDKFKLGFDDIVFHREHATKSCPGTGITKAWFLDQVKNRKVTAVKGITSPTPYTEAPEWKQNAIDCLFEEGLLTSENWKETLEKGLPLWAEATVLYRIYNQYSKKNG; translated from the coding sequence ATGGCCCCTAACTTTACAAGCTATACTATAAATGAATTTCAGTCTTTTATTAGAACGGTCACTGTTAAAAGAAGGATTTCTCATATTCAAATCCATCATACATGGAAACCGAGAAAATCAGATTATAAAGGTGAATCAACGATTGCAGCAATGTGGAGATATCATACCCAGGAAAGAGGTTGGAATGATATTGGTCAACATTTTTCTGTAGCTCCTGATGGATTAATTTGGGATGGTCGTTCTCTCGAACATAATCCAGCTGGAATTTCAGGTCATAATACGGGTGGTATTATGTTTGAGATGATAGGTAACTTTGATAAAGGTGAAGAGGTACTAGAAGGTAAGCAATTAGATGCGATTGTTATTGCAATTAGAGTCTTACTTGATAAATTCAAATTAGGATTTGATGATATTGTGTTCCATCGTGAGCATGCAACAAAATCTTGCCCCGGAACCGGTATTACTAAAGCTTGGTTTTTAGACCAAGTAAAAAACAGAAAAGTGACGGCGGTTAAAGGTATCACATCACCAACTCCTTATACAGAAGCGCCTGAATGGAAACAAAATGCGATTGATTGTTTATTTGAAGAAGGTTTATTAACATCGGAGAATTGGAAGGAAACACTAGAAAAAGGATTGCCGCTATGGGCAGAGGCAACTGTACTGTATAGAATATATAACCAATACAGCAAAAAAAATGGTTAA
- a CDS encoding glucosaminidase domain-containing protein, protein MIQKNPIMGKTSITASQLIDFVKKRNPNFNNKIAEAFINIAPIYGIRGDVAFCQAIHETDWFRFTGDVNPTQNNFAGIGAVGGGARGNAFSTVEEGVRAQIQHLFAYATTVNLPQGESLVDPRFNLVKRGSAPYWEDLAGKWAYPGYNTRKFKSLQQAFAAGESYGQLIINIHERLIAEEGGNVVPNNQGYPEGTEQWKINAVEWLYENGFLTSDEWKQKIEEPLPLWAQATVYNRLIRELKGGGSS, encoded by the coding sequence ATGATTCAGAAGAATCCAATTATGGGGAAAACGAGTATAACTGCAAGTCAGTTAATTGACTTTGTGAAAAAAAGGAATCCGAACTTTAATAATAAAATAGCCGAGGCTTTTATTAATATTGCACCAATTTATGGGATTCGTGGAGATGTAGCTTTTTGTCAAGCTATCCACGAAACAGACTGGTTTAGATTTACTGGTGATGTTAATCCCACGCAAAATAATTTTGCTGGAATTGGAGCCGTAGGTGGCGGAGCACGAGGGAATGCATTTTCAACAGTTGAAGAAGGAGTGAGAGCGCAAATACAACATCTTTTTGCTTACGCAACTACTGTAAACCTCCCACAGGGGGAATCTTTAGTAGATCCTCGTTTTAATTTGGTTAAGCGTGGAAGTGCACCTTATTGGGAAGATTTAGCTGGTAAGTGGGCGTATCCAGGCTATAATACAAGGAAGTTTAAGAGTTTACAGCAAGCATTTGCAGCAGGTGAATCGTATGGTCAACTGATCATTAATATACATGAAAGATTAATTGCTGAAGAGGGAGGGAATGTGGTGCCAAACAATCAAGGCTATCCAGAAGGTACTGAACAATGGAAAATAAATGCCGTGGAATGGCTGTATGAAAATGGCTTTTTAACCTCGGATGAATGGAAACAGAAAATCGAAGAGCCGCTGCCGTTATGGGCGCAAGCTACAGTATATAATAGATTAATAAGAGAGCTAAAAGGAGGTGGTTCGAGCTAA